A single Lactuca sativa cultivar Salinas chromosome 8, Lsat_Salinas_v11, whole genome shotgun sequence DNA region contains:
- the LOC111915286 gene encoding rac-like GTP-binding protein RAC1: MSASRFIKCVTVGDGAVGKTCMLISYTSNTFPTDYVPTVFDNFSANVVVDGSTVNLGLWDTAGQEDYNRLRPLSYRGADVFILAFSLISKASYENVSKKWIPELRHYAPGVPIILVGTKLDLRDDKQFLSDHPGAVPITTAQGEELKKLIGAPAYIECSSKTQQNVKAVFDAAIKVVLQPPKQKKKKKRRGQKSCSIL; this comes from the exons ATGAGCGCATCTCGGTTTATAAAGTGCGTGACAGTCGGCGATGGAGCTGTTGGGAAGACCTGTATGCTTATTTCTTACACCAGCAACACTTTCCCCACT GATTACGTGCCTACAGTTTTTGACAATTTTAGTGCAAATGTTGTGGTAGATGGGAGCACTGTAAATCTTGGATTGTGGGATACTGCAG gtCAAGAAGATTACAACAGATTGAGACCTTTGAGTTATCGAGGTGCTGATGTCTTCATACTTGCATTTTCCCTCATTAGCAAGGCCAGCTATGAGAATGTCTCCAAAAAG TGGATTCCTGAATTGAGGCACTATGCGCCAGGTGTTCCAATCATCCTTGTTGGAACAAAGCTTG ATCTTCGAGATGATAAACAGTTTTTGAGTGACCATCCTGGTGCGGTTCCAATAACTACAGCTCAG GGAGAGGAGCTGAAGAAGCTAATTGGTGCCCCTGCTTACATCGAGTGTAGTTCAAAAACACAGCAG AACGTGAAGGCAGTGTTTGATGCAGCCATTAAAGTGGTTCTCCAGCCACCAAagcaaaagaagaaaaagaagagaagGGGTCAAAAATCATGTTCCATTCTGTAA